The genomic window CCCCGCACCTGCCCGCATGGCCGGCCCACCATGATTCACCTTAGCGCGGCGCAATTAGCCCGTGAATTTGGGCGGATGTAAAATTTGCTACTCTGCTGCCTGGCTACATTATCCCACCTTTTAGCCTACCGCCAACGCTGCCCCCAACTCTGCCAAATCCTGCATCACAAAATCGGGTTGGTGGGGGGCCGTGGGCAGGTCTTCAAGCGTAGCCTCGCCGCTTAAAACCAGCACTGTGGTAATGCCGGTTGCGCCCAGGGCAATATCGGTGTAGAGCCGGTCGCCCACCATGCAAATTTGTTGAATGGGAACGCCGGTTTTTTCAACCACCGCCTCAATAATGGGCCGGTTGGGTTTGCCTACTACCACATCAGGCCGGCGGCCGGTGGAAGCTTCCACAAAGGCGATCATAGCCCCAATATCGGGCATAAAGCCGTTTTCAAGGGGACAGTTGAAATCGGGATGGGTGGCCAGGTAGGGTTTACCGGCGCGCGCCAGGTCGCACAGCCGCCACAGCTTGGCGTAAGTGAGGGTGGTGTCAAAACCAAG from Anaerolineae bacterium includes these protein-coding regions:
- a CDS encoding HAD-IIA family hydrolase, translated to MDGTFYLGDTLLPGALEFIDTCRARGLDYLFLTNNSSKHRGQYAEKLRRLGLEIGEEKIFTSGEATAIYLNKIKPGANIYLVGTPALADEFRSRGFNLVEDEPDYAVLGFDTTLTYAKLWRLCDLARAGKPYLATHPDFNCPLENGFMPDIGAMIAFVEASTGRRPDVVVGKPNRPIIEAVVEKTGVPIQQICMVGDRLYTDIALGATGITTVLVLSGEATLEDLPTAPHQPDFVMQDLAELGAALAVG